Proteins found in one Candidatus Cetobacterium colombiensis genomic segment:
- a CDS encoding Fic family protein, with product MLSEKKSKTLLDILKEQKTMKLKGNIYHYTQIKFAYNTNRIEGSKLSEDETRFIFETNTLISKNEIQNIDDIVETANHFYLFDVMLEKADILLNEELIKEYHKILKQGTEDSRKEWFNVGEYKSLANEVGGKETTKPKDVEKEIKKLLNWYNLLEVVTLKEIVEFHYRFEKIHPFQDGNGRVGRAIMFKECLKYNIVPFIIEDSFKAFYYRGLSNYEEEKGFLEETCLAMQDNYKEVIKKFLS from the coding sequence ATGTTATCAGAAAAAAAGAGTAAAACATTATTGGATATTTTAAAAGAGCAAAAAACTATGAAGTTAAAAGGAAATATATATCACTATACTCAAATAAAATTTGCATATAATACAAATCGAATAGAGGGGAGTAAGCTGAGTGAAGATGAAACTAGATTTATTTTTGAAACAAATACTCTTATATCTAAAAATGAGATTCAAAATATTGATGATATAGTAGAAACAGCTAATCACTTCTATTTATTTGATGTTATGCTTGAAAAAGCAGATATTCTATTAAATGAAGAGCTAATAAAAGAGTATCATAAAATTTTGAAACAAGGTACAGAAGACTCTAGGAAAGAGTGGTTTAATGTAGGAGAATATAAATCTTTAGCAAATGAAGTTGGAGGAAAAGAAACAACGAAACCTAAAGATGTAGAAAAGGAGATAAAAAAACTTTTAAATTGGTATAACCTTTTAGAAGTAGTTACTTTAAAAGAGATTGTGGAGTTTCATTATAGGTTTGAAAAAATACATCCTTTTCAAGATGGAAATGGAAGAGTAGGAAGAGCCATAATGTTTAAGGAGTGTTTAAAATACAATATAGTACCTTTTATAATTGAGGATAGTTTCAAGGCATTCTATTATAGAGGGCTTTCAAACTATGAAGAAGAAAAAGGATTTTTAGAGGAAACTTGTCTTGCTATGCAGGATAATTATAAAGAAGTAATAAAAAAATTTTTAAGTTAA
- a CDS encoding GlsB/YeaQ/YmgE family stress response membrane protein, which yields MGILTWIILGILAGALAKLIMPGTQGGGIISTMILGIVGAFVGGFIGNIIGIGSVHGLNIGSIFTAAFGALVVLWLYTKFKQ from the coding sequence ATGGGAATTTTAACATGGATTATCCTTGGAATTTTAGCAGGTGCTTTAGCTAAACTTATTATGCCTGGAACTCAAGGTGGAGGAATTATTTCCACTATGATACTTGGAATTGTAGGAGCCTTTGTAGGTGGATTTATTGGTAATATCATTGGTATTGGTTCTGTTCACGGCTTAAATATTGGTAGTATTTTTACTGCTGCATTTGGTGCTCTTGTGGTTCTTTGGTTATACACTAAATTTAAACAATAA
- a CDS encoding apurinic/apyrimidinic endonuclease family protein, which produces MLGLVCMLDGKGMKKGVSSLKNFNLEKVKEAALYNLDYTLDCMRFCIIKGYMYRVSSSVIPYPDLWNWTEDKDILEKLKKIKALSKKIRLVIHPDQFVVLNSDSQSVIENSLKILKNQVDFSFLAGIENLILHIGKKDAVDKFIETFKSLDEYTKSILVLENCHYYTVDEVLNLCEKIEVPMVLDVHHARITKSENYDVERIKKTWKNKKPLGHISSGKDFVDDKSHSDYIKDEDIKKYLWLFKEFDVEIEAKKKEKALEKVNEVLKNLKK; this is translated from the coding sequence ATGCTAGGGTTAGTTTGTATGTTAGATGGAAAAGGCATGAAGAAAGGTGTAAGTTCTTTAAAGAATTTCAATTTAGAAAAAGTAAAAGAAGCGGCACTATACAATTTAGATTACACTTTAGATTGTATGCGTTTTTGTATAATAAAAGGCTATATGTATAGAGTTTCATCTTCAGTGATTCCCTATCCAGATCTTTGGAATTGGACAGAGGATAAAGATATTTTAGAAAAATTAAAAAAAATAAAAGCTTTAAGTAAAAAAATAAGACTTGTTATTCATCCAGATCAATTTGTTGTTTTAAATAGTGACTCGCAGAGTGTTATTGAAAACTCTTTAAAAATACTAAAAAATCAGGTGGACTTTTCATTTTTAGCAGGAATTGAAAACTTGATTTTACATATTGGAAAAAAAGATGCAGTGGATAAATTTATAGAGACATTTAAAAGTTTAGATGAATATACAAAAAGTATCTTAGTTTTAGAAAATTGTCACTATTACACAGTGGACGAAGTTTTAAATCTATGTGAAAAAATAGAGGTGCCCATGGTTTTAGATGTACACCATGCAAGGATAACTAAAAGCGAGAACTATGATGTTGAAAGAATAAAAAAAACATGGAAAAATAAGAAACCTTTAGGACATATTTCTAGTGGAAAAGATTTTGTAGATGATAAATCTCACAGTGACTATATAAAAGATGAGGATATAAAAAAATATCTTTGGCTTTTTAAAGAATTTGATGTGGAGATAGAGGCTAAGAAGAAAGAGAAGGCCCTTGAAAAGGTAAACGAGGTTTTAAAAAATTTAAAAAAGTAA
- a CDS encoding bifunctional aspartate transaminase/aspartate 4-decarboxylase, producing MDDLKNIKKLSAFEFSSMLLDVAAKNKENKEVLNAGRGNPNWINTSARRAFFRLSKFAMKESESTFMKPQIAGYINSENIYSRFLEFLKEDKEEDIFLKKVVNYCIKNFNMDKDELISEFTNGCLGNNYPVPSRILKNTEKICFEFLRKNILFNEDTVGNTKLFATEGASAAMCYIFKTLKINGFLKKGDKIAINTPIFSPYFQIPHLHDYEIVEVDLDSKEENNWELTNDQLEILKDSSIKMLFMVNPSNPGARALKDNELNALKSLVENFRKDLIILSDDVYATFVDNFKSIYGVLPYNTILVYSYSKIFGTTGVRLGVVGINEHNILDDILKNYTSNKKSILKKRYSLISLNPDSLSFIDRLSADSRDVALSHTSGLSTPQQILMALFSLVSICDKKNSYIEECKKIVRKRYNNLYKGLGIKGYDGEENSKYYTILDIYKISEALYGKDFSEKLKQKADTTDFLYYLASQKGTVLIDAVGFKASPGTLRVSQANLPSESYIEIGKNILDMINSYKEEFENEK from the coding sequence ATGGATGATTTAAAAAATATAAAAAAATTAAGTGCTTTTGAATTTAGTAGTATGCTTTTAGATGTAGCTGCTAAAAATAAAGAAAATAAAGAAGTTTTAAATGCAGGTAGAGGAAATCCAAACTGGATAAATACATCTGCTAGAAGAGCTTTTTTTAGACTTTCAAAATTTGCTATGAAAGAATCTGAATCTACCTTTATGAAACCTCAAATAGCTGGATATATAAACTCTGAAAATATTTACTCTAGATTTTTAGAATTTTTAAAAGAAGATAAAGAAGAGGATATCTTTTTAAAAAAAGTTGTTAATTATTGTATTAAAAATTTTAATATGGATAAAGATGAATTAATTAGTGAATTCACTAATGGTTGTCTTGGAAATAATTATCCTGTTCCATCTAGAATTTTAAAAAATACTGAGAAAATTTGTTTTGAATTTTTAAGAAAAAATATTTTATTTAATGAAGATACTGTAGGAAATACAAAGTTATTTGCTACTGAAGGAGCTTCTGCTGCAATGTGTTATATTTTTAAAACTTTAAAAATTAATGGATTTTTAAAAAAAGGAGATAAAATTGCTATAAATACCCCCATATTTTCTCCTTATTTTCAAATTCCACATCTTCATGACTATGAAATTGTTGAAGTTGATTTAGATTCTAAAGAAGAAAACAATTGGGAATTAACTAATGATCAATTAGAAATTTTGAAAGATTCTAGTATAAAAATGCTTTTTATGGTTAATCCTTCTAATCCAGGAGCAAGAGCTTTAAAAGATAATGAATTAAATGCTCTTAAATCTCTTGTTGAAAATTTTAGAAAAGATTTAATTATACTCTCTGACGATGTTTATGCAACTTTTGTTGATAATTTTAAAAGTATTTATGGTGTTTTACCTTATAATACAATTTTAGTTTATTCATATTCTAAAATCTTTGGAACTACTGGTGTTAGATTAGGTGTTGTTGGGATTAATGAACATAATATTTTAGATGATATTTTAAAAAATTATACTTCTAATAAAAAATCTATCTTAAAAAAAAGATATTCTTTAATCTCTTTAAATCCTGATTCTTTATCTTTTATTGATAGATTATCTGCTGATAGTAGAGATGTAGCTCTTTCTCATACTTCTGGGCTTTCTACTCCCCAACAAATACTTATGGCACTTTTCTCTTTAGTTTCAATTTGTGATAAAAAAAATAGCTATATCGAAGAGTGTAAAAAAATAGTTAGAAAAAGATATAATAATCTTTATAAAGGATTAGGTATAAAGGGATACGACGGTGAAGAAAATTCTAAATACTATACAATTTTAGATATTTATAAAATATCTGAAGCTTTATATGGAAAAGACTTTAGTGAAAAACTTAAACAAAAAGCTGATACAACAGATTTTCTTTATTATCTTGCTAGTCAAAAAGGAACTGTTCTAATTGATGCTGTTGGCTTTAAAGCTTCTCCTGGAACTCTTAGAGTTTCTCAAGCTAATTTACCTTCTGAATCTTATATAGAAATCGGAAAAAATATATTAGATATGATTAATTCTTATAAGGAGGAATTTGAAAATGAAAAATAA
- a CDS encoding APC family permease: protein MAENTAPKGKKLGLTSILLLGINGIIGSGIFLLPNKAYAEVGVSSVLVILVGAILVISLALCYAEASSKFNQNGASYVYAKAAFGDLVGFEVGFYTWVVGVLGWAGEIAALLLAIQSVYPPLQDKVTYNITAIAICFFLAIINYFGLNFSKIFNTLSSLGKLIPLVLFVIIGVFFMHYNNFTPFIPPLDNTADIYGTDFGAAFAVIFYAYLGFEFLPIAAGNMENPQKNLPKAIITVVLFCAAFYTLITLVCIGILGPDLAKTSVPVASATGLILGKAGYDFITLGTIISIAGICWSYSFNTPIVAAALADNGFLPKIVSKKSKHNTPGYAILMTALVVAFLVTTGGFLFLAAVNVVAAFVEYIPTALSIPFLRKKKDLPNNYKIPFGPVIPIFAVIVSVVMLSQAGAKTIIYGLSGLIVGAIIYYAYGKKNIELKDKEDNTPNNDEKKVQ, encoded by the coding sequence ATGGCTGAAAATACTGCACCTAAGGGTAAGAAACTTGGTCTAACAAGTATTTTACTTTTGGGAATTAACGGTATTATTGGTTCAGGAATCTTCTTACTTCCTAATAAAGCATACGCTGAAGTTGGAGTATCTAGTGTTCTTGTTATTTTAGTTGGAGCTATTTTGGTAATTTCTTTAGCCCTTTGTTATGCTGAAGCTTCTAGTAAATTTAATCAAAATGGAGCTTCATATGTTTATGCAAAAGCTGCTTTTGGGGATCTTGTAGGTTTTGAAGTTGGTTTTTATACATGGGTTGTTGGAGTTTTAGGATGGGCTGGTGAAATTGCTGCTCTTCTTCTTGCAATTCAAAGTGTTTATCCTCCTTTACAAGATAAAGTAACTTATAACATTACTGCAATTGCAATTTGTTTCTTTTTGGCTATTATTAACTATTTTGGACTTAATTTTTCTAAAATTTTTAATACATTATCTTCTTTAGGTAAACTTATTCCTTTAGTTCTATTTGTTATTATTGGTGTTTTCTTTATGCATTATAATAATTTTACTCCTTTTATTCCACCTTTAGACAATACTGCTGATATTTATGGAACTGATTTTGGAGCTGCATTCGCTGTTATTTTTTATGCATATTTAGGATTTGAATTTCTACCTATTGCTGCAGGTAATATGGAAAATCCTCAAAAAAATCTTCCTAAAGCTATTATTACTGTAGTTTTATTTTGCGCCGCATTCTATACTCTTATTACTCTAGTTTGTATTGGTATTTTAGGTCCTGATTTAGCTAAAACTTCTGTTCCTGTTGCTAGTGCTACTGGTTTAATTTTAGGAAAAGCTGGATATGACTTCATTACTTTAGGAACTATTATCTCAATAGCAGGTATTTGCTGGTCTTATTCATTTAATACTCCAATTGTTGCGGCAGCTCTTGCAGACAATGGATTCCTTCCTAAAATTGTTTCTAAAAAGAGTAAACACAATACTCCAGGTTATGCAATTCTTATGACAGCTCTTGTTGTAGCATTTTTAGTTACAACTGGTGGTTTTTTATTTTTAGCTGCTGTTAACGTTGTTGCTGCTTTTGTTGAATATATACCTACAGCTCTTTCTATTCCATTTTTAAGAAAGAAAAAAGATCTTCCTAATAATTATAAGATTCCTTTTGGTCCTGTAATTCCAATATTTGCTGTTATTGTTTCTGTTGTAATGCTATCACAAGCTGGAGCTAAAACAATTATCTATGGACTTAGTGGACTTATTGTAGGAGCAATTATCTACTATGCATACGGTAAAAAAAATATTGAATTAAAAGATAAAGAAGATAATACTCCTAACAACGATGAAAAGAAGGTGCAATAA
- the fdhF gene encoding formate dehydrogenase subunit alpha yields the protein MVDVTIDGKVYSVDETISLLEILQSLKLEIPTFCRDERSEEKLGICGMCAVSIDGTVTKSCKTKPAEGMVVNTAAPEVIENRKKLLQKYIDNHHVNCLVCEKAGHCKLQEYCFKYGIDKTIPNSLDLLPIDDSNPFFKIDPNKCIGCGKCAQICRNLQCNHALKLKNTNGKMHTWANKAENINSSPCVSCGNCVSQCPTAGLLPKYKNSFRHWETTTVKTTCGYCGIGCQINFEVKDNTIVESHPVLVKPNLGLLCVKGKFGFSYINHPDRLTHPLIKENGVFRKASWDEAFNLITTKLKETTKVYGSEAIGAFSSGKCTNEENYLFQKFFRGVLKTNNVDHCSRLCHSSSSAALGKTLGYGAMSNSVHEGFDSKVILISGENIRETHPVLGAKVKHAVQNGAKLIVIDVRDIDLSEIAQVFLKINPGTDIALVNAVINVIISEELYDKEYVSNNTIGFEALKESVKDYTPEYAEKICGILKKDIIEAARIYSSDVATTYLGMGNTQHINGSDNVTALSNLALICGNIGKERGGVNPLRGQNNAQGACDMGAFPDIYPGYQKVDDLEVKEKMEKFWNVENLSPLSGITVVEMINKIAKNEMKFLYVMGENPLMTDPNLHHVRSAIKNLDLLVVQDIFLTETAQMADVVLPASCFAEKEGTFTNTGRRIQRVRQVVTPPGEVKIDLDIILELMKRMGYNQENKTPETIFNELCEITPLYNGFTYPLIENEGVQWPLVDGKGTEFLYQDLKDLKKKFSLIPVELTNSVEVINDEYPYYFTSGRVLYQYHTRSMSGRVDGLNEKCPEAYAEMNSKLLEEISKKDGDMVTIKSRRGEITVKIKLREGIKDGLIFVPFHFSNALVNDLTESEFLEPVSKTPEYKICPVKLI from the coding sequence ATGGTTGATGTAACTATTGATGGAAAAGTCTATTCTGTAGATGAAACTATCTCTCTTTTAGAGATTTTACAATCTTTAAAACTTGAGATACCAACTTTTTGTAGAGATGAAAGATCTGAAGAAAAATTAGGTATTTGTGGAATGTGTGCTGTTTCCATTGATGGAACTGTCACAAAAAGTTGTAAAACAAAACCTGCTGAAGGAATGGTTGTAAATACCGCTGCTCCTGAAGTTATAGAAAATAGAAAAAAACTACTTCAAAAATATATTGATAATCATCATGTTAATTGTTTAGTTTGTGAAAAAGCTGGTCACTGTAAACTTCAAGAGTATTGTTTTAAGTATGGTATTGATAAAACTATTCCCAACAGTTTAGATCTTTTACCAATAGATGACTCTAACCCCTTTTTCAAAATCGACCCAAATAAATGTATTGGCTGCGGTAAGTGCGCTCAAATTTGTAGAAACCTTCAGTGCAATCACGCTTTAAAGTTAAAAAATACAAATGGAAAAATGCACACTTGGGCCAATAAAGCTGAGAATATAAATAGTTCCCCTTGTGTTTCATGTGGAAACTGCGTAAGCCAGTGCCCTACAGCAGGTCTTTTACCTAAATATAAAAATAGCTTTAGACATTGGGAAACTACAACAGTTAAAACCACTTGTGGATACTGTGGAATTGGCTGCCAAATTAATTTTGAAGTTAAAGACAATACCATTGTAGAATCTCACCCTGTTTTAGTAAAACCTAATTTAGGGTTACTTTGTGTTAAAGGAAAATTTGGTTTTTCATATATAAATCACCCTGATAGATTGACTCATCCTCTTATAAAAGAGAACGGAGTTTTTAGAAAAGCATCTTGGGACGAGGCTTTTAACTTAATTACTACAAAGTTAAAAGAAACTACAAAAGTTTATGGTAGCGAAGCTATTGGCGCCTTCTCTTCTGGAAAATGTACCAATGAAGAAAACTATCTGTTTCAAAAGTTTTTTAGAGGAGTTTTAAAAACAAATAATGTGGATCACTGTTCTAGACTTTGCCACAGTTCATCCTCTGCTGCTTTAGGAAAAACTTTAGGTTATGGTGCTATGTCCAATAGTGTCCATGAGGGATTTGACTCTAAGGTTATTTTAATCTCTGGTGAAAATATCCGTGAAACACACCCTGTTTTAGGAGCTAAAGTTAAGCATGCTGTTCAAAATGGAGCTAAGTTAATTGTTATAGATGTTCGTGACATTGATCTTTCTGAAATTGCTCAAGTATTTTTAAAAATAAATCCTGGAACAGATATAGCTTTAGTAAATGCTGTGATAAATGTTATTATCTCTGAAGAACTTTATGATAAAGAGTATGTTTCTAATAATACCATTGGTTTTGAAGCCCTTAAAGAGTCAGTAAAAGACTACACTCCTGAGTATGCTGAAAAAATTTGTGGAATTTTAAAAAAGGATATTATAGAAGCTGCACGAATATATTCTAGTGATGTGGCAACAACATATTTAGGTATGGGAAATACTCAGCACATCAATGGTTCTGATAATGTCACTGCCCTTTCTAACCTTGCACTTATCTGTGGAAACATTGGAAAAGAAAGAGGTGGAGTTAATCCTTTAAGAGGTCAAAACAACGCCCAAGGTGCATGTGATATGGGAGCTTTTCCTGATATTTATCCAGGTTATCAAAAAGTTGATGATTTGGAAGTTAAAGAAAAAATGGAAAAGTTTTGGAACGTTGAAAATCTATCTCCACTTTCTGGAATTACAGTGGTTGAGATGATTAATAAAATCGCTAAAAATGAGATGAAATTTTTGTATGTTATGGGAGAAAATCCTCTTATGACTGATCCTAATCTTCATCACGTTAGAAGTGCTATTAAAAACTTAGATCTTCTTGTTGTTCAAGATATCTTTTTAACTGAAACAGCTCAAATGGCAGATGTTGTTTTACCAGCTTCATGCTTTGCTGAAAAAGAAGGAACTTTTACCAACACAGGAAGAAGAATCCAAAGGGTTAGACAAGTTGTTACACCTCCTGGTGAGGTTAAAATAGATTTAGATATAATTTTAGAATTAATGAAGCGAATGGGATACAATCAGGAAAATAAAACTCCTGAAACTATTTTCAATGAACTTTGTGAAATCACACCTCTTTACAATGGATTCACTTATCCTTTAATAGAAAATGAAGGTGTTCAATGGCCCCTTGTAGATGGTAAAGGAACAGAGTTTTTATACCAAGATTTAAAAGATTTAAAGAAAAAATTCTCACTTATTCCTGTGGAGTTAACTAACTCTGTTGAAGTTATAAATGATGAATATCCATACTATTTTACTTCTGGAAGAGTTCTTTATCAATATCACACTAGATCTATGAGTGGAAGAGTGGACGGATTAAATGAAAAATGTCCTGAAGCTTATGCTGAAATGAACTCAAAGTTACTAGAAGAGATTTCTAAAAAAGATGGAGACATGGTTACAATTAAATCTCGTCGTGGTGAGATTACAGTGAAAATAAAACTTAGAGAGGGTATTAAAGATGGACTTATATTTGTACCTTTCCATTTTTCAAATGCTCTTGTAAATGATTTAACTGAAAGTGAGTTTTTAGAACCTGTTTCTAAAACTCCTGAATATAAAATTTGCCCTGTTAAATTAATTTAA
- a CDS encoding GlsB/YeaQ/YmgE family stress response membrane protein, producing the protein MGFFSWIILGLLSGALARLMMPEVYTAGLLATTVLGIVGALVGGFIGSLLGIGSVSGLNLGSIFLSVIGAFVVLFIFIKFKAKK; encoded by the coding sequence ATGGGATTTTTTTCATGGATTATTTTAGGACTTTTATCTGGTGCATTAGCTAGACTTATGATGCCAGAGGTTTATACAGCAGGACTTTTAGCAACTACAGTTTTAGGGATTGTAGGAGCATTAGTAGGTGGATTTATCGGTAGTCTTCTTGGGATTGGCTCAGTTAGTGGTCTTAATCTTGGAAGTATTTTCCTATCTGTTATTGGTGCCTTTGTTGTACTTTTCATATTCATAAAATTTAAAGCTAAAAAATAA
- a CDS encoding autotransporter domain-containing protein: protein MKVVLLFFMLSFQLIIASQKNKIFIGKRYPTNLKLDSGWTLSYVKMDTNLKSSLRTPQIGDIDEGVNVAYLKYSEDLIGFSCENLDDSLKSSLKNHFYGGMGKVSKRINVEDSIYIEPMGKLQSIAVFQRSINENYGNYNVSLDNLNGILNTLYLGMGVGKQYFQDSNIVDFSMSAGVKQDLNSIDEDIKYRNRVLTEENGGASLKDKNDLSHEVGLSGAIGNPTTGVSFYTGYKYFFTEDNSWKVTAGVSYIF from the coding sequence TTGAAGGTAGTTTTACTATTTTTTATGTTAAGTTTTCAACTGATAATAGCATCTCAAAAAAATAAAATTTTTATAGGCAAAAGATATCCTACCAATTTAAAATTAGATTCTGGTTGGACTTTAAGTTATGTGAAAATGGATACAAATTTAAAGAGTAGTTTAAGAACTCCCCAAATAGGTGATATAGATGAAGGGGTGAATGTAGCCTATTTAAAATATAGTGAGGATTTAATAGGTTTTAGTTGTGAGAATTTAGATGACTCTTTAAAATCTAGTTTGAAAAACCATTTTTATGGTGGAATGGGAAAGGTTTCTAAAAGAATAAACGTAGAGGATTCAATATACATAGAGCCCATGGGGAAACTTCAATCAATAGCAGTGTTTCAACGAAGTATAAACGAAAATTATGGAAACTATAATGTGAGTTTAGATAATCTAAATGGAATTTTAAATACCTTATATTTGGGAATGGGAGTGGGAAAGCAATATTTTCAAGATAGCAACATTGTGGATTTTTCAATGAGTGCTGGAGTAAAGCAGGATTTAAATTCAATAGATGAGGATATAAAGTATAGAAATAGAGTTTTAACAGAAGAAAATGGAGGAGCAAGCTTAAAAGATAAAAATGATTTGTCCCATGAAGTTGGATTGAGCGGAGCAATAGGGAACCCCACAACAGGAGTCTCTTTTTACACAGGGTATAAATATTTTTTTACAGAGGACAACTCTTGGAAGGTTACAGCAGGAGTGAGTTATATATTTTAA
- a CDS encoding FomA family porin-like outer membrane protein, with amino-acid sequence MKKLALFLGSLLVVTASVSAKEVVAPAVEASKEVVVAPIVVVEEVPAWRPSGYADLSYKFYGQDEYDSPEFGRLQFQGRLNFTPQQNLEWRVRNYNSFQNFDKTVDKDLNTNNGFGDFSDLRLRYHYKNGTLGNTKVSLTQRVEYRNYEGQGSKIEDILDNQGEPVQGFTYGKNSQYLQYMPMFEFSPYFDWTPDWFKNSSFTLGPRYRYSWANNNGDYSNLFGLDLYTTFDMPYGFSSEFNFYPAYTDKNGSDSSWAFDIEAYLYWGYDILKDGPWTLSANFEGGLDPWSTAGKKFKNLGDDKSYSAYMLPNVQADYQATDFVKIYANVGAEYRNWDHDSSKSARDWAWMPQATVGVKATF; translated from the coding sequence ATGAAAAAATTAGCACTTTTTTTAGGATCTCTATTAGTTGTTACTGCATCAGTATCAGCGAAAGAGGTTGTAGCACCAGCAGTAGAAGCGTCTAAAGAAGTAGTAGTAGCACCAATTGTAGTTGTAGAAGAAGTACCTGCTTGGAGACCATCTGGATATGCAGATCTGTCTTACAAGTTTTACGGACAAGATGAGTATGATTCACCTGAATTTGGAAGATTACAATTTCAAGGTAGATTAAACTTTACTCCGCAGCAAAACTTAGAGTGGAGAGTAAGAAACTATAACTCTTTCCAAAATTTTGACAAAACTGTTGATAAAGATCTTAACACTAATAATGGATTCGGAGATTTCTCTGATTTAAGATTAAGATACCATTACAAAAATGGTACATTAGGAAACACAAAAGTATCTTTAACTCAAAGAGTTGAGTACAGAAACTATGAAGGACAAGGTAGCAAAATAGAAGACATTTTAGATAATCAAGGAGAACCTGTTCAAGGATTTACATACGGAAAAAATTCTCAATATCTTCAATATATGCCAATGTTTGAGTTCAGCCCATACTTCGATTGGACTCCAGATTGGTTCAAGAACAGCAGCTTTACATTAGGACCTAGATACAGATATTCTTGGGCTAACAACAATGGAGACTATTCAAATCTATTTGGATTAGATCTTTATACAACTTTTGATATGCCTTATGGATTCAGTTCAGAGTTTAATTTCTATCCTGCATATACAGATAAAAATGGTTCTGATTCATCATGGGCTTTTGATATTGAAGCGTACTTATACTGGGGATATGATATCTTAAAAGATGGTCCTTGGACTTTATCTGCAAACTTTGAGGGTGGATTAGATCCATGGTCAACTGCAGGTAAGAAATTCAAGAACTTAGGAGACGACAAGTCATATTCAGCTTATATGCTTCCAAATGTACAAGCTGATTATCAAGCTACAGATTTCGTAAAAATTTACGCAAATGTTGGAGCAGAGTACAGAAACTGGGATCATGACAGTTCAAAAAGTGCAAGAGATTGGGCATGGATGCCTCAAGCTACTGTAGGAGTAAAAGCAACATTCTAA